The following proteins are co-located in the Flammeovirga kamogawensis genome:
- a CDS encoding iron-containing alcohol dehydrogenase, with amino-acid sequence MKNFELWNPTRLVFGENRIEEINKYIPADAKNIMVLFGGGSVKKNGIYDLVHTALKDRNVVDFGGIEANPRYETIMKARELAIKENVDFLLAVGGGSVIDATKLLCVAIPFTESEPWDIIKKGLGKKVTEAVPFGTILTLPATGSEMNSGSVVTREETKEKLAFGGPLCFPKFSILDPRVVASLPQRQIVNGITDAFTHVLEQYITYPADAPLQDRIAEGVLQTLVEIGPKVIANPGDSTVAGNFMWCCTMALNGLIQQGVPTDWATHMIGHELTALYEIDHARTLAIIGPNLYRVMFNNKKDKLAQYGERVWGITEGNIEHRAQATIERTVEFFHSMGIDTKISDYTEDYAEVAKTIVDRFADRKWLGLGERQDISLEKVQEIVEMSI; translated from the coding sequence ATGAAAAATTTTGAGCTTTGGAACCCTACTCGCCTAGTATTTGGTGAAAACAGAATTGAAGAAATAAACAAGTACATTCCTGCAGATGCTAAAAACATTATGGTGTTATTTGGTGGTGGAAGTGTAAAGAAAAATGGTATTTATGATTTAGTACATACAGCTTTAAAAGACCGTAATGTTGTTGATTTTGGAGGAATTGAAGCTAACCCTCGTTATGAAACAATAATGAAAGCTAGAGAACTTGCCATCAAAGAAAATGTAGACTTCCTTTTAGCTGTTGGTGGTGGTTCTGTAATTGATGCAACAAAATTATTATGTGTTGCTATTCCATTTACAGAAAGTGAGCCTTGGGATATTATTAAAAAAGGATTAGGGAAAAAAGTAACTGAAGCTGTTCCATTTGGGACAATCTTAACTTTACCTGCAACGGGTTCTGAAATGAACTCAGGTTCTGTAGTTACTAGAGAAGAAACAAAAGAGAAATTAGCTTTTGGAGGCCCTCTATGTTTTCCTAAATTCTCTATTTTAGATCCTAGGGTTGTTGCTTCATTACCTCAAAGACAGATTGTAAATGGTATTACAGATGCTTTTACACACGTTTTAGAACAATATATTACTTACCCTGCCGATGCTCCTTTACAAGACCGTATTGCAGAGGGAGTACTACAAACATTAGTAGAAATTGGACCTAAAGTTATTGCCAACCCTGGCGATAGTACTGTTGCTGGTAACTTTATGTGGTGTTGCACAATGGCATTAAACGGTTTAATTCAGCAAGGAGTACCAACTGATTGGGCTACTCACATGATAGGCCATGAACTTACTGCATTATATGAAATTGACCATGCTAGAACTTTAGCTATTATTGGACCTAACTTATATAGAGTGATGTTTAATAATAAAAAAGATAAATTAGCTCAATATGGCGAACGTGTTTGGGGAATTACAGAAGGTAATATTGAACATAGAGCACAAGCTACTATCGAGAGAACTGTAGAATTCTTCCATTCAATGGGTATTGACACTAAAATTTCTGATTATACAGAAGATTATGCGGAAGTTGCTAAAACTATCGTAGATCGTTTTGCTGATCGTAAATGGTTAGGATTAGGTGAACGTCAAGATATCTCTTTAGAGAAGGTACAGGAGATTGTAGAAATGAGTATTTAA